In Callospermophilus lateralis isolate mCalLat2 chromosome 10, mCalLat2.hap1, whole genome shotgun sequence, a single genomic region encodes these proteins:
- the Stx19 gene encoding syntaxin-19, whose amino-acid sequence MKDRLQELKQRTKEIELYRDSHVLSSETEEKGVFVQQAIIYEREPVAERHLHEIQKLQENINNLADDVQRFGQQQKSLMASMRRFSLLKRESSITKEIKTQAEHINRGLGDLVKEVKKSEVENGSSSVITRILKSQYAAMFRHFQQTMFIYNDTIAAKQEKCKAFIFRQLEVAGKEVPEEEVNDMLHQGKWEVFNESLLTEINITKAQLSEIEQRHKELVNLENQVKDLRDLFIQISLLVEEQGESINNIEMIVNSTKDYVNNTKEKFGLAVKYKKRNPCRILCCWCCPCHGSK is encoded by the coding sequence ATGAAAGACCGACTTCAAGAACTAAAGCAAAGAACAAAGGAAATTGAACTTTACAGAGACAGTCATGTGTTAAGTTCGGAAACAGAGGAAAAAGGGGTGTTTGTGCAGCAAGCTATTATTTATGAGAGAGAGCCTGTAGCTGAGAGACACCTACATGAGATCCAAAAACTACAGGAGAATATTAACAATTTGGCAGATGATGTGCAAAGATTTGGACAGCAACAGAAAAGTCTGATGGCTTCAATGAGAAGGTTTAGCCTCCTTAAGAGAGAGTCTAGCATTACAAAGGAGATAAAAACCCAAGCAGAACACATTAACAGAGGTTTGGGTGATTTAGTTAAAGaagttaaaaagtcagaggttgaAAATGGTTCATCGTCAGTCATCACAAGGATACTTAAATCTCAGTATGCTGCAATGTTCCGACATTTTCAACAAACTATGTTTATATACAATGACACAATAGCTGCAAAGCAAGAGAAGTGCAAGGCATTTATTTTTCGTCAACTTGAAGTTGCTGGTAAAGAGGTACCTGAAGAAGAAGTAAATGATATGCTTCACCAAGGAAAATGGGAAGTTTTTAATGAAAGCTTACTCACAGAAATCAATATCACTAAAGCACAACTCTCAGAGATTGAACAAAGACATAAGGAACTTGTTAATTTGGAAAACCAAGTAAAGGATTTACGGGATCTTTTCATTCAGATATCTCTTTTAGTAGAGGAACAAGGAGAGAGCATCAATAATATTGAAATGATAGTAAATAGTACAAAAGATTATGTTAACAATACTAAAGAGAAATTTGGACTagcagtaaaatacaaaaaaagaaatccatGCAGGATACTGTGCTGTTGGTGCTGTCCATGCCATGGctcaaaataa